From the Pomacea canaliculata isolate SZHN2017 linkage group LG14, ASM307304v1, whole genome shotgun sequence genome, one window contains:
- the LOC112555229 gene encoding uncharacterized protein LOC112555229 has protein sequence MSVITWQVLVVVTIASLVVGQKYDRRVTPEQCRDSNIPFAQYTYQQYLQQRDLYIRNNCSRYVRDDNDKRQVLDARARQFIYLCFLNYHNTAVLVDRCNQTIRRLGLTFSTPPPLTTAGTTVTATTGGTGTTGTTTVTTGGTGTTVTDTTVGTETTGTTTVTDTTFGIGTTVGTGG, from the exons ATGAGCGTGATCACGTGGCAGGTCCTGGTTGTCGTGACAATCGCAAGTTTGGTTGTCGGCCAGAAGTATG ACAGGAGGGTTACACCAGAGCAATGCCGGGATAGCAACATCCCGTTTGCACAGTACACGTACCAACAGTACCTCCAACAAAGAGACTTGTACATCAGGAACAACTGC TCCAGGTACGTAAGAGATGATAATGACAAACGCCAGGTGCTAGACGCTAGAGCACGGCAATTTATTTACCTTTGCTTTCTCAACTACCACAACACTGCTGTCCTCGTTGACCGCTGCAATCAGACCATCCGTCGCCTTGGCTTGA CATTCAGCACTCCTCCGCCGCTGACTACTGCTGGAACTACTGTGACTGCTACAACTGGTGGGACTGGAACTACTGGAACTACTACTGTGACTACTGGTGGGACTGGAACTACTGTGACTGATACAACTGTTGGGACTGAAACTACTGGAACTACTACTGTGACTGATACAACTTTTGGGATTGGAACTACTGTTGGGACTGGTGGCTAA
- the LOC112555866 gene encoding uncharacterized protein LOC112555866: MEPRPLICGHLQLRQSYQLTDNCDEAEITRVGDDAPQPVKNKLRQVLLRKPGEIEFMVVSETGLILTMESISSLDDPAARFLKRDYTLKEDGQYAATFMNMKTLTYVAVNQESQVHLCELSGDPKSCRHPCLFIMQDTGTTRLLPTVTPGKYLGYRGSTVEVTDDISSFNMQPYSTDTQVADHPHSSSEDLAMVADYHVH; encoded by the exons ATGGAACCCAGGCCTCTGATCTGTGGACACCTGCAGCTGAGACAGTCGTACCAACTGACAGACAACTGTGACGAGGCGGAGATAACTCGCGTCGGTGATGACGCGCCACAGCCCGTTAAAAACAAGCTACGACAGGTTTTACTGAGAAAACCGGGTGAGATTGAGTTTATGGTTGTCTCTGAAACTGGCTTAATCCTGACCATGGAGTCCATCAGCAGTCTAGATGACCCAG CTGCGCGTTTCCTGAAGAGAGACTACACCCTGAAGGAGGATGGTCAGTACGCGGCCACCTTCATGAACATGAAGACACTGACGTACGTGGCTGTCAACCAGGAATCACAAGTTCACCTG TGTGAACTATCCGGTGACCCTAAGTCATGCCGACATCCTTGTCTCTTCATCATGCAGGATACGGGGACAACACGTCTCCTCCCGACTGTGACTCCAG GAAAATACCTGGGGTACAGAGGCAGCACAGTTGAGGTGACAGATGACATCTCATCATTCAACATGCAGCCATACTCGACTGACACACAAGTGGCTGACCATCCTCACTCGTCCTCTGAAGACCTCGCCATGGTCGCTGACTACCACGTCCACTAG